One window of Camelina sativa cultivar DH55 chromosome 4, Cs, whole genome shotgun sequence genomic DNA carries:
- the LOC104781621 gene encoding peptide chain release factor PrfB3, chloroplastic-like: MAAKITGGGCSWRRFYRKRTPSRFPLNSVRASQSMDDMDTVYKQLGLFSLKKKIKDVVLKAEMLAPDALELEEEQWIKQEETMRYYDLWDDPAKSDEILLKLADREKAVDILKDLKYKAEEAKLIIQLGEMDAIDYSLFEQAYDSSLDVSRSLDHYEMSKLLRDQYDSEGACMIIKSGSQDIKSQIWTEQVVSMYIKWAEKLGQNARVAEKCSFLSNKSGVSSATIEFEFEFAYGYLLGERGVHRLITSSTSKEECSATADIIPLFLRASPDFDVKDEDLIVSYPAKKNKQVAEHMVSIQHIPSGITVESSGERNRFANRIKALNRLKAKLLVIAKEQKISDVNKINRNNILEETRRYVAKGHKMVVDTKTGLEILDLKSVLDGNIGPLLGAHIGMRSSIDAI; the protein is encoded by the exons ATGGATGACATGGACACCGTCTACAAGCAATTGG GATTGTTTTcactaaagaagaagattaaagatGTTGTTCTTAAGGCTGAGATGTTAGCACCGGATGCTCTTGAGCTTGAAGAAGAGCAATGGATAAAGCAAGAAGAAACAATGCGTTACTATGATTTATGGGATGATCCAGCTAAATCTGATGAGATTCTTCTCAAATTAGCTGATCGAGAGAAAGCAGTTGATATCCTCAAAGACCTCAAATACAAG GCTGAAGAAGCTAAGCTAATCATACAATTGGGTGAGATGGATGCTATAGATTATAGTCTGTTTGAGCAAGCCTACGATTCATCGCTCGATGTAAGTAGATCGTTGGATCACTATGAGATGTCTAAGCTTCTAAGGGATCAATATGACTCTGAAGGAGCTTGTATGATTATAAAATCCGGATCTCAAGACATAAAATCTCAG ATATGGACAGAGCAAGTTGTAAGTATGTATATCAAATGGGCAGAAAAGCTAGGCCAAAATGCGAGGGTGGCTGAGAAATGTAGCTTCTTGAGCAATAAAAGTGGCGTAAGTTCAGCCACAATAGAGTTTGAATTCGAGTTTGCTTATGGTTATCTCTTAGGTGAGCGAGGAGTGCATCGCCTTATCACAAGTTCGACTTCTAAAGAG GAATGTTCAGCGACTGCTGATATCATACCATTATTCTTGAGAGCATCTCCTGATTTTGACGTAAAGGACGAGGATTTGATTGTATCGTATCCTGCGAAAAAGAATAAACAAGTAGCTGAGCATATGGTTTCTATTCAACACATTCCGAGTGGAATTACAGTGGAATCTTCAG GAGAAAGAAACCGGTTTGCAAACAGGATCAAAGCGCTAAACCGGTTAAAGGCAAAGTTGCTTGTGATAGCAAAAGAGCAAAAGATTTCGGAtgtaaacaaaatcaacagaAATAACATTTTGGAAGAAACAAGGAGGTATGTCGCTAAGGGTCACAAGATGGTGGTTGATACAAAAACCGGTTTAGAGATTCTAGACCTGAAATCGGTCTTGGATGGGAACATTGGACCACTCCTTGGAGCTCATATTGGCATGAGAAGTTCAATTGATGCGATTTAG
- the LOC104781623 gene encoding glycosyltransferase-like At3g57200 translates to MAAGHQHSSSKPSVSSPSSSSRLFLLVTLLPLSLACFAFVLQWRGGLDDPVTHWSTDHHEFPGMVSTQQEKRSSRRSVSDSGCVDLLGQSRSPSFPYFRDWDFAYQSDLKPRICITTSTSAGLEQTLPWIFFHKVIGVSTFYLFVEGKAASPNVSRVLESIPGVKVIYRTKELEEQQAKSRIWNETWLASFFYKPCNYELFVKQSLNMEMAIKMAQDTSMDWIIHLDTDELIHPSGTHEYSLRKLLANVSANVDIAIFPNYESSGERDDIKEPFSEVSMFKKNYDHLPRDVYFGSYKEATRGNPNYFLTYGNGKAAARVQTHLRPNGAHRWHNYKKSPNEVKVEEAAVLHYTYPRFSDLTSRRDRCGCKPTKVDVKRCFMLEFDRAAFIIASTASTEEMLQWYREHVVWTDEKLKLKLLRKGILTRIYAPMVIIQELREAGVFSSVVTAAHMSFSKNSSTADSTLSNTRESSQATGRRKVLEFHLDLDGKSQVSAVPPLSPPGLEATKMEPLSEI, encoded by the exons ATGGCGGCGGGTCATCAACACTCCTCTTCCAAACCCTCTGtgtcctctccttcttcttcatcgcgtCTTTTCTTGCTCGTGACTCTCCTTCCTCTCTCCCTCGCCTGTTTTGCCTTCGTTCTCCAATGGCGCGGCGGACTCGACGACCCGGTTACCCATTGGTCTACGGATCATCACGAGTTCCCCGGAATGGTTTCAACACAACAAGAGAAACGCTCTTCCCGTCGTTCAGTTTCTGATTCCGGTTGCGTTGATCTCTTAGGTCAGAGCCGTTCCCCTTCGTTTCCTTATTTCCGCGATTGGGATTTTGCTTACCAATCGGATCTCAAACCTAGG ATATGTATCACAACGAGCACTTCGGCTGGCTTAGAGCAAACATTGCCATGGATCTTCTTTCACAAAGTTATTGGagtttcaactttttatttatttgttgaggGGAAGGCTGCATCACCAAACGTGTCTCGAGTTTTGGAGTCTATTCCT GGTGTGAAAGTTATATACAGGACAAAAGAATTAGAAGAACAGCAGGCCAAAAG CCGGATATGGAATGAGACTTGGCTGGCGAGCTTCTTCTACAAACCGTGTAACTATGAATTATTCGTGAAACAGTCCTTGAACATGGAAATGGCAATCAAAATGGCTCAG GACACTAGTATGGACTGGATAATACATCTAGACACCGACGAGCTTATACATCCTTCTGGAACCCATGAATATTCTTTGCGGAAATTGCTGGCTAATGTATCTGCAAACGTGGATATAGCTATCTTTCCTAATTAT GAGAGCAGTGGTGAGCGAGATGATATCAAGGAACCTTTCAGTGAG GTATCAATGTTCAAGAAGAACTATGACCATCTTCCGAGAGATGTTTACTTTGGAAGCTATAAAGAGGCCACTCGTGGAAACCCAAACTACTTTCTAACCTATGGAAATGGGAAAGCTGCTGCCCGTGTTCAGACCCATCTTCGTCCCAATGGTGCTCATCGATGGCACAACTACAAGAAGAGTCCAAA TGAGGTCAAAGTAGAAGAAGCTGCCGTGCTGCACTACACTTATCCCAGATTTTCAGATCTTACCTCAAGACGTGATCGTTGTGGCTGTAAGCCCACTAAAGTGGAtgtcaagagatgtttcatgcTGGAGTTTGACAGAGCT GCATTTATTATTGCTTCAACCGCCAGTACAGAGGAAATGCTTCAATG GTACAGAGAGCATGTTGTGTGGACAGATGAAAAACTGAAGTTGAAACTCCTTAGGAAGGGAATTCTGACCCGCATTTATGCTCCCATG GTTATAATCCAAGAGCTTAGGGAAGCGGGTGTTTTCAGCTCCGTGGTAACCGCAGCTCACATGTCTTTCTCGAAAAACTCTTCAACTGCTGATTCGACTTTAAGCAATACCCGAGAATCATCTCAGGCAACTGGTAGGAGGAAGGTGTTGGAATTTCATCTTGATCTTGACGGTAAATCTCAAGTATCAGCGGTACCACCACTGTCGCCTCCAGGCTTGGAAGCAACCAAGATGGAACCTTTATCTGAAATCTGA
- the LOC104781625 gene encoding uncharacterized protein LOC104781625 isoform X4, whose protein sequence is MENERTECTNLSSFDDDTRSRKVVIEMKRQNKRALGVINQNLVGSKAYPCVVNKRRGLSQRKQESCEKKKLDSLHPSISRPQEETKKLKPLLPSSSERRCPARVHLQCRPPFSETFFLKQFVNLSASADSDLASPYFSFPFLLVCYSFGSNMGRAKKARKLVVMKKLFTHKALKHYKEEVLNPNKKETSRSFRETFRVFLLGYSFLTTSLSRIRSILRRE, encoded by the exons ATGGAAAACG AGAGAACAGAGTGCACAAATCTTTCTTCGTTTGATGATGATACGAGAAGCAGAAAAGTCGTAATAGAGATGAAGAGACAGAACAAGAGAGCATTGGGTGTGATTAACCAGAATCTCGTTGGTTCAAAAGCTTATCCTTGCGTTGTTAACAAGAGAAGAGGCTTATCTCA gagaaaacaagaaagctgtgagaagaagaagcttgattCACTACATCCCTCAATTTCAAG ACCTcaagaagagacaaagaagcTGAAACCATTGCTTCCAAGTAGTAGTGAAAGACGATGTCCGGCAAGAGTTCATCTTCAGTGTCGGCCTCCGTTCTCTGAGACCTTCTTTCTGAAACAATTCGTAAACCTCTCCGCGTCTGCCGATTCTGACCTCGCATCACCCTATTTCAGCTTCCCGTTCCTTCTTGTCTGTTACTCTTTTGGTTCAAATATGGGAAGGGCAAAGAAAGCTCGAAAGCTTGTTGTCATGAAGAAGCTGTTTACCCACAAAGCTTTGAAGCA ttACAAGGAAGAGGTTCTGAATCCAAACAAGAAGGAGACCTCACGGAGCTTCCGAGAAACGT TCCGAGTGTTCCTGCTGGGCTATTCTTTTCTTACAACTTCTCTATCCAGAATAAGATCG ATCTTGAGAAGGGAATGA
- the LOC104781625 gene encoding uncharacterized protein LOC104781625 isoform X3, protein MENERTECTNLSSFDDDTRSRKVVIEMKRQNKRALGVINQNLVGSKAYPCVVNKRRGLSQRKQESCEKKKLDSLHPSISRPQEETKKLKPLLPSSSERRCPARVHLQCRPPFSETFFLKQFVNLSASADSDLASPYFSFPFLLVCYSFGSNMGRAKKARKLVVMKKLFTHKALKHYKEEVLNPNKKETSRSFRETFRVFLLGYSFLTTSLSRIRSVWILRRE, encoded by the exons ATGGAAAACG AGAGAACAGAGTGCACAAATCTTTCTTCGTTTGATGATGATACGAGAAGCAGAAAAGTCGTAATAGAGATGAAGAGACAGAACAAGAGAGCATTGGGTGTGATTAACCAGAATCTCGTTGGTTCAAAAGCTTATCCTTGCGTTGTTAACAAGAGAAGAGGCTTATCTCA gagaaaacaagaaagctgtgagaagaagaagcttgattCACTACATCCCTCAATTTCAAG ACCTcaagaagagacaaagaagcTGAAACCATTGCTTCCAAGTAGTAGTGAAAGACGATGTCCGGCAAGAGTTCATCTTCAGTGTCGGCCTCCGTTCTCTGAGACCTTCTTTCTGAAACAATTCGTAAACCTCTCCGCGTCTGCCGATTCTGACCTCGCATCACCCTATTTCAGCTTCCCGTTCCTTCTTGTCTGTTACTCTTTTGGTTCAAATATGGGAAGGGCAAAGAAAGCTCGAAAGCTTGTTGTCATGAAGAAGCTGTTTACCCACAAAGCTTTGAAGCA ttACAAGGAAGAGGTTCTGAATCCAAACAAGAAGGAGACCTCACGGAGCTTCCGAGAAACGT TCCGAGTGTTCCTGCTGGGCTATTCTTTTCTTACAACTTCTCTATCCAGAATAAGATCGGT ATGGATCTTGAGAAGGGAATGA
- the LOC104781625 gene encoding uncharacterized protein LOC104781625 isoform X1: protein MENERTECTNLSSFDDDTRSRKVVIEMKRQNKRALGVINQNLVGSKAYPCVVNKRRGLSQRKQESCEKKKLDSLHPSISRPQEETKKLKPLLPSSSERRCPARVHLQCRPPFSETFFLKQFVNLSASADSDLASPYFSFPFLLVCYSFGSNMGRAKKARKLVVMKKLFTHKALKHYKEEVLNPNKKETSRSFRETFRVFLLGYSFLTTSLSRIRSVYIFSSLPQSSEQFLYPDWILIMVLMVSFFALVSIDGS, encoded by the exons ATGGAAAACG AGAGAACAGAGTGCACAAATCTTTCTTCGTTTGATGATGATACGAGAAGCAGAAAAGTCGTAATAGAGATGAAGAGACAGAACAAGAGAGCATTGGGTGTGATTAACCAGAATCTCGTTGGTTCAAAAGCTTATCCTTGCGTTGTTAACAAGAGAAGAGGCTTATCTCA gagaaaacaagaaagctgtgagaagaagaagcttgattCACTACATCCCTCAATTTCAAG ACCTcaagaagagacaaagaagcTGAAACCATTGCTTCCAAGTAGTAGTGAAAGACGATGTCCGGCAAGAGTTCATCTTCAGTGTCGGCCTCCGTTCTCTGAGACCTTCTTTCTGAAACAATTCGTAAACCTCTCCGCGTCTGCCGATTCTGACCTCGCATCACCCTATTTCAGCTTCCCGTTCCTTCTTGTCTGTTACTCTTTTGGTTCAAATATGGGAAGGGCAAAGAAAGCTCGAAAGCTTGTTGTCATGAAGAAGCTGTTTACCCACAAAGCTTTGAAGCA ttACAAGGAAGAGGTTCTGAATCCAAACAAGAAGGAGACCTCACGGAGCTTCCGAGAAACGT TCCGAGTGTTCCTGCTGGGCTATTCTTTTCTTACAACTTCTCTATCCAGAATAAGATCGGTGtacatcttctcttctctaccaCAGAGCTCTGAGCAGTTTCTTTATCCTGACTGGATTCTCATTATGGTTCTTATGGTATCCTTTTTTGCTCTGGTGTCTATAGATGGATCTTGA
- the LOC104781625 gene encoding uncharacterized protein LOC104781625 isoform X2, producing MKRQNKRALGVINQNLVGSKAYPCVVNKRRGLSQRKQESCEKKKLDSLHPSISRPQEETKKLKPLLPSSSERRCPARVHLQCRPPFSETFFLKQFVNLSASADSDLASPYFSFPFLLVCYSFGSNMGRAKKARKLVVMKKLFTHKALKHYKEEVLNPNKKETSRSFRETFRVFLLGYSFLTTSLSRIRSVYIFSSLPQSSEQFLYPDWILIMVLMVSFFALVSIDGS from the exons ATGAAGAGACAGAACAAGAGAGCATTGGGTGTGATTAACCAGAATCTCGTTGGTTCAAAAGCTTATCCTTGCGTTGTTAACAAGAGAAGAGGCTTATCTCA gagaaaacaagaaagctgtgagaagaagaagcttgattCACTACATCCCTCAATTTCAAG ACCTcaagaagagacaaagaagcTGAAACCATTGCTTCCAAGTAGTAGTGAAAGACGATGTCCGGCAAGAGTTCATCTTCAGTGTCGGCCTCCGTTCTCTGAGACCTTCTTTCTGAAACAATTCGTAAACCTCTCCGCGTCTGCCGATTCTGACCTCGCATCACCCTATTTCAGCTTCCCGTTCCTTCTTGTCTGTTACTCTTTTGGTTCAAATATGGGAAGGGCAAAGAAAGCTCGAAAGCTTGTTGTCATGAAGAAGCTGTTTACCCACAAAGCTTTGAAGCA ttACAAGGAAGAGGTTCTGAATCCAAACAAGAAGGAGACCTCACGGAGCTTCCGAGAAACGT TCCGAGTGTTCCTGCTGGGCTATTCTTTTCTTACAACTTCTCTATCCAGAATAAGATCGGTGtacatcttctcttctctaccaCAGAGCTCTGAGCAGTTTCTTTATCCTGACTGGATTCTCATTATGGTTCTTATGGTATCCTTTTTTGCTCTGGTGTCTATAGATGGATCTTGA
- the LOC104781626 gene encoding UDP-N-acetylglucosamine--dolichyl-phosphate N-acetylglucosaminephosphotransferase-like, translating to MAARKRASSVTNPAKPVPSEPSPATTEQKATVSGEDFRLAPPKLGVIFVISALLCSLYLYLLCFHYNVDNGLKRPILINAGLSLVGFFVTLKLIPVAARYVLRRNMFGFDINKRGTRQGQVKVPESLGIVVGIVFLIVAIVFQFFNFTEDSVWLVEYNAALASICFMILLGFVDDVLDVPWRVKLLLPSFATLPLLMAYAGHTTIVIPKPLVSYVGLEVLDLGRIYKLYMALLAVFCTNSINIHAGLNGLEIGQTVVIAAAILIHNVMQIGGSVDTEYHQAHAFSIYLTQPLMATSLAMLAYNWYPSAVFVGDTYTVFAGMTMAVVGILGHFSETLLIFFLPQVLNFLLSLPQLAGIVKCPRHRLPKFDPATGLLTGTKDGTLVNVYLRIFGRKSEKSLCIHLLVFQGLACAFCFMLRHFLAGWYK from the exons ATGGCAGCTCGTAAGAGAGCTTCTTCAGTCACTAATCCGGCCAAACCAGTTCCATCTGAACCTTCCCCGGCGACGACGGAGCAGAAAGCCACTGTTTCCGGAGAGGATTTCCGTCTCGCACCGCCGAAATTGGGTGTGATCTTTGTGATCTCTGCGCTTCTGTGTTCGCTTTACCTTTACCTTCTCTGTTTCCACTACAATGTTGACAACGGGCTCAAGCGTCCGATTCTTATTAACGCTGGGCTTAGCTTGGTTGGGTTCTTTGTCACACTCAAATTGATTCCTGTGGCTGCTAGATACGTTCTCAGGCgtaatatgtttggttttgatatcAACAAGAGAGGCACTCGTCAAGGACAAGTTAAagt GCCTGAGTCATTGGGAATTGTTGTCGGTATTGTCTTCTTGATAGTGGCGATAGTGTTTCAGTTCTTTAATTTCACAGAAGATTCGGTG TGGCTTGTGGAGTACAATGCAGCTCTGGCATCTATTTGCTTCATGATTTTGCTTGGATTTGTAGATGACGTCCTTGATGTGCCTTGGAGAGT GAAACTTCTCCTGCCATCTTTTGCAACCCTTCCTCTGCTGATGGCGTATGCTGGACATACAACTATCGTCATACCGAAACCTCTAGTTTCTTATGTTGGCTTGGAAGTGCTTGATCTAG GACGgatatataagttatatatgGCGCTACTGGCTGTCTTTTGCACAAACTCTATAAACATTCATGCTGGTCTGAATGGCCTTGAGATCGGTCAAACCGTAGTTATTGCAGCTGCT ATCCTGATACACAATGTCATGCAAATCGGAGGATCTGTTGATACTGAGTATCATCAAGCTCATGCCTTCTCAATCTACCTTACTCAGCCGTTGATGGCAACATCACTGGCAATGCTTGCCTACAATTG GTACCCTTCTGCAGTTTTTGTTGGAGACACTTACACAGTCTTTGCCGGAATGACTATGGCGGTTGTTGGTATTCTTGGTCACTTCAG TGAAACCCTCCtaatcttttttcttccacAAGTGTTGAACTTTCTACTGTCGCTTCCACAG CTTGCTGGCATTGTGAAATGTCCACGGCATCGTCTCCCTAa GTTTGATCCAGCTACGGGACTGTTGACGGGAACAAAAGATGGGACACTGGTGAACGTCTACTTGAGGATATTTGGTAGGAAATCAGAAAAGTCTCTATGTattcatcttcttgttttccAG GGTCTAGCTTGCGCCTTTTGTTTCATGCTTCGACATTTCCTTGCTGGTTGGTACAAATAA
- the LOC104781628 gene encoding agamous-like MADS-box protein AGL16 — MGRGKIAIKRINNSTSRQVTFSKRRNGLLKKAKELAILCDAEVGVIIFSSTGRLYDFSSSSMKSVIERYSDAKGETSSENDPASEIQFWQKEAAILKRQLHNLQENHRQMMGQELSGLSVDELQNLENQLELSLRGVRMKKDQMLIQEIQELNREGTLVHQENLDLHKKVNLMHQQNMELHEKVSEVEGVKITNKNSLLTNGLDMRDNSSEHVHLQLSQPQHDETHAKAIQLNYFSFIA, encoded by the exons ATGGGAAGGGGAAAGATCGCGATAAAGAGGATCAATAACTCAACGAGCCGTCAGGTTACGTTCTCGAAGCGGAGGAATGGTTTGTTGAAGAAAGCTAAGGAGCTTGCGATTCTCTGCGATGCTGAGGTTGGTGTTATCATCTTCTCTAGCACCGGTCGCCTCTACGATTTCTCCAGCTC CAGCATGAAGTCGGTCATAGAGAGATACAGCGATGCCAAAGGGGAAACCAGTTCAGAAAATGACCCCGCTTCGGAAATTCAG TTCTGGCAAAAGGAGGCTGCGATTCTAAAGCGACAGCTACATAACTTGCAAGAAAACCACCG GCAAATGATGGGGCAAGAACTCTCTGGACTAAGTGTAGACGAATTACAGAATTTGGAAAATCAGCTTGAGTTGAGCCTTCGTGGCGTTCGaatgaaaaag GATCAAATGTTAATCCAAGAAATACAAGAACTCAACCGAGAG GGGACTCTTGTGCACCAAGAGAATTTAGACCTTCACAAGAAAGTTAACCTAATGCACCAACAGAATATGGAATTGCATGAAAAG GTTTCAGAGGTTGAGGGTGtgaaaatcacaaacaaaaattctctTCTCACAAATGGTCTAGACATGAGAGATAACTCAAGCGAACATGTCCATCTTCAGCTCAGCCAACCGCAGCATGATGAGACGCATGCAAAAGCTATCCAACTCAACTACTTTTCCTTCATTGCATAA